A region of Ochrobactrum quorumnocens DNA encodes the following proteins:
- a CDS encoding ABC transporter permease, whose amino-acid sequence MIRDTSVLSKLWITVVWLVTGFFVLNVLAVITAVVVSSFGTRWLGTWFPDGFTTRWYAAAWAEFQLDQVLLVTFQVVFAVVILSGFLGVTAAYAMARRDFPGKKFVLLIFLLPLLVPPITFGIPLATVLYKFGVGGTFWGVVLANLVPTVPFVILVMVPFIEQIDPKVEAAARVFGAGTFKLFLHVLLPMLTPGILAAMLLVLVRTVAMFELTFLTAGPTSQTLVVALYYSVFAAGVRSVQSIDAMAVIYMVTSLVWLLLALRFVNPTQIVARNRQPSAH is encoded by the coding sequence ATGATCCGCGATACATCTGTCCTTTCAAAGCTCTGGATCACCGTTGTCTGGCTTGTGACGGGCTTCTTCGTCCTCAATGTCCTGGCGGTTATCACTGCTGTCGTGGTTTCAAGCTTCGGTACGCGCTGGCTTGGCACCTGGTTTCCGGACGGTTTCACGACGCGCTGGTATGCAGCCGCCTGGGCAGAGTTCCAGCTCGATCAGGTGTTGCTGGTGACATTTCAGGTCGTCTTTGCAGTGGTTATTCTGTCCGGATTTCTGGGCGTGACGGCTGCTTATGCAATGGCGCGGCGTGATTTTCCCGGCAAGAAGTTCGTGCTGCTGATCTTTCTGCTGCCACTGCTTGTGCCGCCAATCACCTTCGGTATCCCGCTTGCAACTGTGCTTTACAAGTTTGGTGTCGGTGGCACTTTCTGGGGCGTGGTTCTCGCCAATCTGGTGCCGACCGTCCCTTTCGTCATTCTGGTGATGGTGCCGTTCATCGAACAGATTGATCCCAAGGTGGAAGCGGCGGCACGGGTCTTTGGCGCAGGCACATTCAAACTGTTCCTGCATGTGCTTTTGCCGATGCTGACACCGGGTATTCTGGCGGCCATGCTGCTGGTTTTGGTGCGCACAGTTGCCATGTTTGAGCTGACCTTCCTGACGGCTGGGCCAACATCACAGACATTGGTCGTGGCGCTTTATTATTCGGTCTTTGCTGCAGGGGTGCGTTCGGTTCAATCCATCGACGCAATGGCAGTAATCTACATGGTTACATCACTGGTCTGGCTGTTGCTGGCGCTGCGCTTCGTTAATCCGACGCAGATCGTAGCACGCAACCGTCAACCTTCTGCCCATTGA
- a CDS encoding mandelate racemase/muconate lactonizing enzyme family protein — protein sequence MKITAIETVQLPHLNNILWVRVHTDEGIVGLGETFRGANAVAAYIHSDIAPQLVGKNPLEIDRISKLLLEPYVGFRSSGVEIRAASAIDIALWDIFGKLTNQPIHQLLGGLSRPSIRTYNTCAGYTYNKSGARRYIGDQDDAKEGPYEDQLAFHRDAGALAESLLSEGITAMKIWPFDPYAVANGGNFIHATDLDKALVPFRQIRDAVGDKMEIMVEFHSMWDLTSALAIARELKAFRPFWSEDPIKMMNPQSLAVYAQQSGIPVCASETMATRAQFLEVLRTDATDYVMLDISWCGGLSEAKKIATMAEAFQRPIAPHDCTGPVVFAASIHLSLNAPNAIFQESVRAYYTSWYRDLVTVMPRIEKGVIYPFEGAGLGLELSDFVLDHPDVIRHSTKAA from the coding sequence ATGAAAATTACGGCCATCGAAACGGTGCAGCTTCCGCACCTCAACAACATTCTTTGGGTGCGTGTCCACACAGATGAAGGGATCGTTGGGCTGGGCGAGACTTTCCGCGGGGCCAATGCGGTCGCAGCCTATATTCATAGTGATATAGCGCCGCAACTGGTGGGGAAAAACCCGCTGGAAATCGATCGCATTTCCAAGCTTCTGCTCGAACCCTATGTGGGTTTCCGCTCATCGGGCGTTGAAATTCGTGCGGCCTCCGCAATTGATATCGCGCTGTGGGATATCTTTGGCAAACTGACCAATCAGCCGATCCATCAGTTGCTGGGTGGCCTTTCGCGTCCGTCGATCCGTACCTATAATACCTGCGCCGGTTATACCTATAACAAGAGCGGCGCGCGTCGTTATATCGGTGATCAGGATGATGCGAAGGAAGGTCCGTATGAGGATCAGCTGGCATTTCATCGTGATGCTGGGGCCTTGGCTGAAAGTCTTCTGTCGGAAGGCATTACGGCGATGAAAATCTGGCCCTTCGATCCCTATGCTGTGGCCAATGGCGGTAATTTCATTCACGCCACCGATCTCGACAAGGCGCTGGTTCCGTTCCGTCAGATCCGCGATGCGGTTGGCGATAAAATGGAAATCATGGTCGAGTTTCATTCCATGTGGGATTTGACCTCGGCGCTTGCTATCGCCCGCGAACTAAAGGCCTTTCGACCATTCTGGTCGGAAGATCCGATCAAGATGATGAACCCGCAATCGCTTGCCGTCTATGCGCAACAGTCTGGCATTCCTGTCTGTGCGAGCGAAACCATGGCAACGCGCGCGCAGTTTCTTGAAGTGCTGCGCACCGATGCTACCGATTATGTCATGCTCGACATTTCGTGGTGTGGCGGGCTTTCGGAAGCGAAGAAAATCGCCACTATGGCCGAAGCCTTTCAGCGGCCTATAGCGCCACATGACTGCACCGGCCCCGTGGTTTTTGCGGCCTCAATTCATCTGTCCTTAAATGCACCCAACGCGATTTTTCAGGAATCGGTGCGGGCCTATTACACCTCGTGGTATCGCGATCTGGTGACAGTGATGCCGCGGATTGAAAAGGGCGTAATCTATCCGTTCGAAGGCGCCGGGCTGGGGCTTGAATTGTCGGACTTCGTTCTCGACCATCCCGATGTGATCCGTCACAGCACGAAAGCCGCATGA
- a CDS encoding SMP-30/gluconolactonase/LRE family protein, whose amino-acid sequence MMGPFRCIADLRGQLMESPVWDERRGTLFACDINGRKVYEIDLDKGPLREWTFEAEVPCLGLAESGKLIISLARHIILFDPETEARQTIWDGYDEPETSRLNDGKVGPDGAFWVGSMDARPQREPISKLYRLKADGKAELKAEGFEISNGLAWTADGSTMFHTDSRGPWIDRYDFDVTTGSINNRKRIRDLDEETGRPDGGACDAEGTYWSAGVSAGVLNRFDRDGTLLDCVPAPVPAPTMPCFCGPDLTLIAITSHRLGAPDAPQSGGVHLAKAYVAGAKVARMKGV is encoded by the coding sequence ATGATGGGACCGTTTCGCTGTATAGCCGATTTACGCGGACAACTGATGGAGAGCCCAGTCTGGGATGAACGCCGGGGAACGCTGTTCGCGTGTGATATCAACGGACGCAAAGTCTACGAGATTGATCTGGATAAGGGACCGTTGCGCGAATGGACTTTTGAAGCAGAGGTTCCGTGCCTTGGGCTTGCTGAAAGCGGCAAACTGATCATTTCTCTTGCGCGTCACATCATCTTGTTTGACCCTGAAACCGAAGCGCGCCAGACGATCTGGGACGGTTATGATGAGCCTGAAACATCGCGTCTTAATGACGGCAAAGTTGGGCCGGATGGCGCGTTCTGGGTTGGCAGCATGGATGCACGTCCGCAACGCGAACCGATCTCAAAACTCTATCGCTTGAAAGCTGATGGCAAAGCCGAACTCAAGGCTGAAGGCTTTGAGATTTCCAATGGATTGGCCTGGACTGCGGACGGATCGACCATGTTTCACACGGATTCTCGTGGGCCTTGGATCGACCGATATGATTTTGATGTCACGACCGGCTCGATCAACAATCGCAAGCGCATTCGCGATCTTGATGAGGAAACAGGTCGGCCCGACGGCGGGGCCTGTGACGCAGAAGGAACCTATTGGAGCGCCGGGGTCTCGGCGGGCGTATTAAACCGCTTTGATCGTGACGGCACATTGCTTGATTGTGTTCCAGCTCCCGTTCCTGCGCCGACAATGCCATGCTTTTGCGGCCCTGATCTTACGCTTATTGCAATTACTTCGCATAGATTGGGCGCTCCCGATGCGCCGCAATCGGGTGGAGTGCATCTGGCAAAGGCATATGTAGCAGGCGCAAAAGTCGCCAGAATGAAGGGAGTTTGA
- a CDS encoding NAD-dependent epimerase/dehydratase family protein, giving the protein MKKLLLTGASGNLGRMLTPRLAQAGYRLRLSDIAPFPDELPEGAEFIQADLTDATAIADLVRGTDAILHFGGISVEQPYDLVATANLIGVTHIFEAARAEKQRVIFASSNHTIGFYTRDETLSTDEPYKPDGYYGLSKAYGELLGRMMFDKHGIESVHLRIGSCVPEPTEARHLSTWLSHDDLVRLLIAAVEAPKTDVAVVWGVSANASRWWAKDDAALIGYVPQDDAARFGDLAETGDPISSRFQGGTFTAHDYSRED; this is encoded by the coding sequence ATGAAAAAACTTCTCCTGACCGGCGCATCCGGCAATCTGGGCCGTATGCTGACACCACGGCTGGCGCAAGCGGGTTATCGCTTGCGGCTTTCCGACATCGCGCCGTTTCCCGATGAATTGCCTGAAGGGGCAGAGTTTATTCAGGCTGATCTTACTGACGCGACAGCAATCGCTGATCTGGTGCGTGGAACCGACGCGATCCTGCACTTTGGCGGCATCAGTGTTGAGCAGCCCTATGATCTGGTTGCGACAGCCAATCTGATCGGTGTGACGCATATTTTCGAGGCGGCGAGAGCGGAAAAGCAGCGGGTTATTTTCGCAAGTTCCAATCACACGATCGGTTTTTATACTCGTGACGAGACGTTGAGCACGGATGAGCCATATAAGCCGGATGGCTATTACGGGCTTTCCAAAGCCTATGGCGAATTGCTTGGGCGCATGATGTTCGACAAGCACGGGATTGAAAGCGTGCATCTGCGTATCGGCTCTTGTGTGCCAGAGCCGACAGAGGCACGACATCTCTCGACGTGGCTCTCCCATGACGATCTGGTGCGGCTTTTGATTGCAGCGGTTGAAGCACCCAAAACCGATGTTGCGGTCGTCTGGGGTGTTTCCGCCAATGCTTCGCGCTGGTGGGCAAAGGACGATGCAGCGCTGATCGGTTATGTGCCGCAGGACGATGCCGCCCGCTTTGGCGATCTGGCTGAAACCGGTGATCCCATATCGAGTAGGTTTCAAGGCGGCACATTTACCGCCCATGATTACTCGCGTGAGGATTGA
- the araD gene encoding L-arabinonate dehydratase, with product MTRKAYEDLRSARWMLPDDQRSSGHRSRTMQMGYDPVDWEGKPIIAIINTWSDAQPCHAHFKDRVEWVKRGILQAGGFPLELPALSLSESYVKPTTMLYRNMLAMETEELLRSHPIDGAVLMGGCDKTTPALIMGATSAGYPFIYLPAGPMLRGNYAGKTLGSGTDMFKFWDERRAGTIGKEEWQGIEGGIARSYGHCMTMGTASTMTVIAEAMGLTLPGASSIPAPDANHQRMSTQCGRRIVEMVWEDLTPDQIITPAAVKNSVIVAMATGCSTNAIIHLIAMARRAGVPLELDDLDRIGRTTPVIANIRPSGSTYLMEDFYYAGGILALMKQLGDKLDPSAINVTGKPLTEGLEKAQVFNEDVIRPLSNPVYHEGSLAVLKGNLCPDGAVIKPAACDPKFHRHTGPALVADSYPELKKIIDDPDYALTPETVLVLRNAGPQGGPGMPEWGMIPMPKALLKLGLRDMVRISDARMSGTSFGACVLHVAPESFVGGPLALLKTGDMVELDIPARSLNMLVSEDELAVRRAAWQTPEPKYERGYGFVFSKHVEQADKGCDFDFLKTDFGRPVDEPVIY from the coding sequence ATGACAAGAAAAGCCTATGAAGATCTGCGTTCGGCCCGCTGGATGCTGCCAGATGACCAGCGCTCATCAGGGCATCGCTCCAGAACCATGCAGATGGGCTATGATCCGGTGGATTGGGAGGGCAAGCCAATCATCGCGATCATCAATACCTGGTCGGATGCACAACCTTGTCATGCGCATTTCAAGGACCGTGTCGAGTGGGTGAAGCGCGGCATTCTGCAAGCGGGAGGTTTTCCTCTTGAGCTTCCGGCACTCTCATTGTCGGAAAGCTATGTCAAACCAACGACCATGCTTTACCGCAACATGCTTGCGATGGAGACGGAAGAGCTTTTACGCTCGCATCCTATAGATGGTGCGGTGCTGATGGGCGGTTGCGACAAAACCACACCGGCGCTCATCATGGGTGCGACCAGTGCGGGCTATCCGTTTATCTATCTGCCAGCTGGTCCAATGCTGCGTGGCAATTACGCTGGCAAGACACTCGGATCAGGCACAGACATGTTCAAGTTTTGGGACGAGCGCCGTGCAGGCACTATCGGCAAGGAAGAATGGCAGGGTATAGAGGGCGGCATTGCGCGTAGTTATGGCCATTGCATGACCATGGGTACGGCGTCCACCATGACGGTAATCGCCGAGGCGATGGGGCTGACATTACCCGGAGCATCCTCCATTCCTGCTCCTGATGCCAATCACCAGCGTATGTCAACCCAATGTGGTCGCCGCATCGTCGAGATGGTCTGGGAAGACCTGACACCCGATCAGATCATCACGCCCGCAGCTGTCAAGAATTCCGTCATTGTCGCGATGGCAACCGGCTGCTCGACCAATGCGATCATTCACCTGATTGCCATGGCGCGCCGCGCTGGTGTGCCGCTGGAGCTTGATGATCTGGATCGGATCGGGCGTACAACACCGGTCATTGCCAATATCCGGCCATCAGGATCGACCTATCTGATGGAGGATTTCTACTACGCTGGTGGTATCCTTGCACTGATGAAACAACTCGGTGACAAGCTTGATCCCTCCGCCATCAATGTCACCGGAAAACCGCTGACGGAAGGGCTGGAAAAAGCGCAGGTGTTCAACGAAGACGTTATTCGCCCTCTGTCCAACCCCGTGTATCATGAAGGCTCGCTTGCCGTATTGAAGGGTAATCTCTGCCCGGACGGCGCTGTGATCAAGCCTGCTGCCTGCGATCCGAAATTTCATCGCCATACGGGTCCTGCGCTTGTCGCAGATAGCTATCCGGAACTTAAAAAGATTATCGACGATCCCGATTATGCTTTGACGCCGGAAACTGTACTTGTGTTGCGTAATGCAGGCCCGCAAGGCGGCCCTGGGATGCCTGAATGGGGCATGATCCCGATGCCGAAAGCGCTGCTGAAACTCGGCCTGCGGGATATGGTGCGGATTTCAGATGCGCGTATGTCGGGCACGAGTTTTGGTGCCTGTGTTCTTCATGTGGCACCGGAATCCTTCGTCGGCGGGCCGCTGGCTTTGCTCAAAACCGGTGATATGGTTGAACTCGATATTCCGGCCCGCAGCCTCAATATGCTGGTTTCCGAAGATGAATTGGCGGTTCGTCGCGCAGCATGGCAGACGCCTGAGCCAAAATATGAGCGCGGCTATGGCTTCGTCTTTTCCAAGCATGTCGAGCAAGCCGACAAAGGCTGCGACTTTGATTTCCTGAAAACCGATTTTGGTCGTCCGGTTGACGAGCCGGTCATTTATTAA
- a CDS encoding ribonuclease activity regulator RraA, protein MSDYILPEETRAKLKKVSTASVATALYKRGLRNQFIQGSFQVARKPENMVGQAFTLRYIPAREDRNPITVFRNPDHKQRVAIETCPAGWVLVMDARKDARAATAGSILVTRLALRGAAGIVSDGGFRDVTGIGELEMPAYCAKASAPTNLTLHEAVDINVPISCGDAAVFPGDVLVGDPDGVMVIPAHLCEEIADECVGMEVFEDFVLEEVKNGAGIIGLYPCTKDEWATKFEGWKRENKR, encoded by the coding sequence ATGTCAGACTATATCCTCCCCGAAGAAACCCGTGCGAAACTGAAAAAGGTTTCTACAGCCTCTGTTGCCACAGCACTTTACAAGCGCGGCTTGCGTAATCAGTTCATTCAGGGTTCGTTTCAGGTGGCGCGCAAGCCGGAAAACATGGTGGGTCAGGCTTTCACGTTGCGCTATATCCCTGCGCGCGAAGACCGCAATCCCATCACAGTTTTCCGCAATCCCGATCACAAACAGCGCGTCGCAATTGAAACCTGTCCAGCGGGCTGGGTGCTGGTTATGGATGCGCGCAAGGATGCTCGCGCGGCGACGGCCGGTTCCATTCTGGTAACACGGCTGGCCTTACGCGGTGCGGCGGGTATTGTTTCAGACGGCGGCTTCCGTGATGTTACGGGCATTGGTGAACTGGAAATGCCTGCTTATTGCGCCAAGGCATCGGCACCGACAAACCTCACCTTGCATGAAGCAGTTGATATCAACGTACCGATTTCCTGCGGAGATGCAGCAGTGTTTCCCGGCGACGTGCTTGTGGGTGATCCCGATGGTGTGATGGTGATCCCGGCACATCTTTGCGAAGAAATCGCCGATGAATGCGTTGGAATGGAAGTCTTTGAGGACTTTGTTCTCGAAGAAGTCAAAAATGGCGCTGGAATTATCGGGCTCTACCCTTGCACGAAGGATGAGTGGGCAACCAAATTTGAGGGCTGGAAACGCGAGAATAAACGCTAA
- a CDS encoding bifunctional folylpolyglutamate synthase/dihydrofolate synthase, with protein sequence MQLHPKGFDLSLDRIRGLLEKLGNPHLNLPPVIHIAGTNGKGSATAFCRALLEASGFGVHVHTSPHLVNWHERYRLASKSGGKFVSDDVLAEAIERVEAANGGQYITVFEILTAVAFVLFAEHPADVVIMEVGLGGRFDATNVIPEPAVSLIMPISIDHQAFLGDRVELIAAEKAGIIKKDCPVVIGFQPFDAAREVLISTADRLDCPLSIYGQDFLAFEEHGRMVFQNEDGLIDLPLPRLPGRHQIANAAAAIEAVQMAGFTITDKAAEKALMVVDWPARMQRLTHGELTDLAPAASEIWLDGGHNPGAGAVIAEALGDLEERSTRPLFLITGMINTKDPVGYFEAFAGMARHVFTVPIPSSDAGIPNNELAISAQKAGLSAEPVHSVANALKILRDSWPHDEAPPRILIGGSLYLAGEVLRDNGTPPQ encoded by the coding sequence ATGCAATTGCATCCAAAAGGCTTCGATCTTTCACTGGACCGCATTCGCGGTCTTCTGGAAAAGCTCGGCAATCCGCATCTGAACCTACCGCCGGTGATCCATATTGCCGGTACCAATGGTAAGGGATCGGCAACCGCCTTCTGCCGCGCGCTTCTGGAAGCGAGCGGCTTTGGCGTGCATGTCCACACCTCTCCGCATCTGGTCAACTGGCATGAGCGCTACCGTCTGGCCTCAAAGTCCGGCGGCAAATTCGTTTCCGACGACGTTCTGGCTGAAGCCATCGAGCGTGTAGAAGCAGCAAATGGCGGTCAATACATCACCGTTTTCGAGATCCTCACCGCCGTTGCTTTTGTCCTGTTTGCGGAGCATCCGGCCGATGTTGTGATCATGGAAGTAGGCCTTGGCGGTCGTTTTGATGCGACAAATGTCATACCAGAGCCCGCCGTATCGCTGATCATGCCGATTTCCATCGACCATCAGGCATTTCTCGGCGACCGGGTTGAGCTGATTGCTGCCGAAAAGGCAGGCATTATCAAGAAAGACTGCCCCGTGGTCATCGGGTTCCAGCCTTTCGATGCAGCACGCGAAGTTCTGATTTCAACGGCTGATCGTCTGGATTGCCCTTTGTCGATCTACGGGCAGGATTTCCTCGCATTCGAAGAACATGGTCGCATGGTCTTCCAGAACGAGGATGGATTGATCGACCTTCCATTGCCACGCCTGCCGGGTCGCCACCAGATTGCCAATGCGGCTGCAGCAATTGAAGCCGTGCAGATGGCCGGTTTCACCATTACCGACAAAGCCGCCGAGAAGGCGCTGATGGTGGTGGATTGGCCCGCACGCATGCAACGCCTCACCCATGGTGAATTGACCGATCTCGCACCGGCTGCATCGGAAATCTGGCTCGATGGTGGTCATAATCCGGGTGCAGGCGCGGTCATCGCGGAAGCCCTTGGCGATCTTGAGGAACGTTCCACGCGTCCTCTGTTCCTGATTACCGGCATGATCAACACGAAGGACCCTGTCGGTTATTTTGAAGCCTTCGCAGGGATGGCACGCCACGTCTTTACGGTGCCGATCCCTTCAAGTGATGCTGGAATCCCCAACAATGAACTGGCGATCAGCGCACAGAAGGCAGGGCTTTCGGCGGAACCTGTCCATTCGGTTGCCAATGCGCTAAAAATCCTGCGCGATAGCTGGCCACACGATGAAGCGCCGCCGCGTATTCTTATCGGCGGCTCGCTGTATCTCGCCGGTGAAGTCTTGCGCGACAATGGAACACCGCCTCAATAA
- the accD gene encoding acetyl-CoA carboxylase, carboxyltransferase subunit beta, translated as MNWITNYVRPKINSMLGRREMPENLWIKDPSTGEMVFHKDLESNQFVIPGSGHHMRIKGKDRLRFFFDNGEYTTLESPKVPVDPLKFRDEKKYIDRLKDYRSRTGMEDAIINGLGTIEGLPIVATVQDFGFMGGSLGMGAGEAIIQGFQKAIELKRPLVLFAASGGARMQEGILSLMQLPRTTVAVEMLKEAGLPYIVVLTNPTTGGVTASYAMLGDIHIAEPGALIGFAGPRVIEQTIREKLPEGFQSAEYLMEHGMVDMVISRLELKSTIASLLKIMTRQPANTDTPVTAPTPKKPEADSKAA; from the coding sequence ATGAATTGGATCACCAACTACGTTCGTCCAAAGATCAATTCGATGCTCGGACGTCGCGAGATGCCGGAAAATCTTTGGATCAAGGATCCATCGACCGGCGAAATGGTGTTTCACAAGGACCTTGAGAGCAATCAGTTTGTGATCCCCGGCTCAGGCCATCATATGCGCATCAAGGGCAAGGACCGTCTGCGTTTCTTCTTCGACAATGGCGAATACACTACTCTGGAAAGCCCAAAAGTTCCTGTCGACCCGCTGAAATTCCGCGACGAGAAGAAATATATCGATCGTCTCAAGGACTATCGTTCGCGTACCGGCATGGAAGACGCGATCATCAATGGTCTTGGAACGATTGAAGGCTTGCCGATTGTAGCAACCGTTCAGGATTTCGGCTTCATGGGTGGCTCGCTCGGCATGGGTGCCGGTGAAGCGATCATTCAGGGCTTCCAGAAAGCCATTGAACTAAAGCGTCCGCTGGTTCTGTTCGCAGCATCGGGTGGTGCGCGCATGCAGGAAGGCATTCTGTCGCTCATGCAGCTTCCACGCACGACCGTTGCCGTGGAAATGCTCAAGGAAGCAGGCTTGCCTTATATCGTTGTTCTCACCAACCCGACCACCGGTGGTGTCACCGCTTCATACGCTATGCTGGGCGATATCCACATTGCAGAACCCGGCGCATTGATTGGCTTTGCCGGTCCACGCGTGATCGAGCAGACCATTCGCGAAAAGCTCCCCGAGGGCTTCCAGAGCGCTGAATATCTGATGGAACATGGCATGGTCGATATGGTCATTTCGCGTCTTGAGCTGAAATCGACCATTGCAAGTCTGTTGAAAATCATGACCAGGCAGCCAGCCAATACCGACACACCTGTAACGGCTCCGACACCAAAGAAGCCGGAAGCTGACAGCAAGGCGGCTTAA
- the trpA gene encoding tryptophan synthase subunit alpha codes for MTTRIDTKFASLKSEGRPALVTYFMGGDPDYATSLNVMKALPKAGSDVIELGMPFSDPMADGPAIQAAGLRSLDAGQTLKKTLQLAADFRKDDNTTPIVLMGYYNPIYIYGVERFLADAKTSGIDGFIIVDLPSEMDKELCIPATQAGLNFIRLTTPTTDDKRLPKVLHNSSGFVYYVSMNGITGSAIADTTRVANAVRHIKKSTQLPICVGFGVKTPEQAAAIAEAADGVVVGTAIVNAVAAELDENGKVSGDPVAAVTKLVSALAASVRATRLEAAQ; via the coding sequence ATGACCACACGCATCGACACCAAATTTGCATCGCTCAAGTCCGAAGGACGTCCGGCGCTGGTTACCTATTTCATGGGCGGCGATCCGGATTACGCAACATCGCTCAATGTGATGAAGGCGCTACCCAAGGCTGGCTCCGATGTGATCGAACTTGGCATGCCCTTCTCCGATCCGATGGCAGATGGTCCGGCCATTCAGGCGGCTGGCCTGCGCTCGCTCGATGCCGGGCAGACATTGAAGAAAACGCTGCAACTGGCCGCTGACTTCCGCAAGGATGACAACACGACGCCAATCGTCCTGATGGGCTATTACAATCCGATCTATATTTATGGCGTTGAACGCTTCCTTGCTGATGCAAAAACATCCGGCATTGATGGCTTCATCATTGTCGATCTACCGTCTGAAATGGACAAGGAACTCTGCATTCCGGCAACGCAAGCAGGCCTCAATTTCATCCGACTGACGACGCCAACCACGGACGACAAGCGCCTGCCAAAGGTGCTGCATAATTCGTCGGGCTTCGTCTATTACGTCTCGATGAACGGCATCACCGGTTCGGCGATTGCCGATACAACACGCGTAGCCAACGCCGTGCGCCACATCAAGAAGAGCACCCAACTGCCGATCTGCGTCGGCTTTGGTGTGAAGACGCCTGAACAGGCTGCAGCCATTGCTGAAGCTGCTGACGGCGTTGTTGTCGGCACTGCAATCGTCAATGCGGTTGCGGCAGAACTCGACGAAAATGGCAAGGTTAGCGGCGATCCTGTCGCTGCTGTTACCAAACTTGTCAGTGCATTGGCAGCAAGTGTTCGTGCAACACGCCTTGAAGCTGCCCAATAA
- the trpB gene encoding tryptophan synthase subunit beta, with the protein MNKPVEPNSYKTGPDEEGMFGIFGGRFVAETLMPLILELQEAYETAKTDPEFQAELSNLSTYYAGRPSKLYFAEGLTKHLGGAKIYFKREDLNHTGSHKINNCLGQILLAKRMGKTRIIAETGAGQHGVASATVAARFGLPCVVYMGATDVERQKPNVFRMKLLGAEVKPVTAGNGTLKDAMNEALRDWVTNVDDTYYLIGTAAGPAPYPELVRDFQSVIGIEARKQILEQEGRLPDVIVAAVGGGSNAIGLFHPFLDDSSVRIVGVEAGGRGLDGVEHCASMSAGSPGVLHGNRTYLLQNEDGQILEGHSVSAGLDYPGVGPEHSWLKDSGRVEYVPILDDEALEAFQLCTRVEGIIPALESAHAIAQAVKMAPSMGKDQVMIVNLSGRGDKDVHTVGQLLGMDM; encoded by the coding sequence TTGAATAAGCCGGTTGAACCCAATTCCTATAAGACAGGCCCGGATGAAGAAGGCATGTTCGGCATTTTTGGCGGACGCTTCGTCGCCGAAACGCTGATGCCGCTGATCCTTGAATTGCAGGAAGCCTATGAAACGGCAAAGACCGATCCTGAATTTCAGGCCGAGCTTTCCAATCTGTCGACTTATTATGCCGGTCGCCCTTCCAAGCTTTATTTTGCGGAAGGCCTGACCAAGCATCTGGGTGGCGCAAAGATTTACTTCAAGCGCGAAGACCTGAACCATACCGGTAGCCACAAGATCAACAATTGCCTCGGCCAGATCCTTCTTGCCAAACGCATGGGCAAGACCCGCATCATCGCGGAAACTGGCGCTGGCCAGCACGGTGTTGCATCTGCAACGGTTGCTGCGCGCTTCGGCCTGCCTTGCGTTGTCTACATGGGCGCGACCGACGTTGAACGTCAGAAGCCAAACGTTTTCCGCATGAAGTTGCTGGGTGCTGAAGTAAAGCCGGTGACGGCTGGAAATGGCACGCTGAAAGACGCCATGAACGAAGCGCTTCGTGATTGGGTCACCAATGTTGACGACACATATTACCTGATCGGCACCGCAGCCGGTCCTGCTCCTTATCCAGAACTCGTTCGCGACTTCCAGTCGGTTATCGGCATTGAGGCGCGCAAGCAGATTCTTGAACAGGAAGGCCGTCTGCCGGATGTGATCGTGGCAGCTGTCGGCGGTGGCTCGAACGCAATCGGCCTGTTTCATCCGTTCCTTGACGATTCATCGGTCAGGATTGTCGGCGTTGAAGCAGGTGGTCGTGGTCTTGACGGCGTTGAGCATTGCGCCTCGATGAGTGCTGGTAGCCCGGGCGTTCTGCATGGCAACCGTACCTATCTGCTGCAGAACGAAGATGGTCAGATTCTTGAAGGCCATTCGGTTTCCGCAGGTCTCGATTATCCGGGCGTCGGCCCTGAGCATTCATGGCTCAAAGACAGCGGCCGTGTTGAATATGTGCCAATCCTCGATGATGAAGCGCTCGAAGCTTTCCAGCTCTGCACTCGCGTTGAAGGCATTATTCCAGCATTGGAATCCGCACACGCCATCGCACAAGCTGTGAAAATGGCACCATCCATGGGTAAGGATCAGGTTATGATCGTCAACCTGTCAGGCCGTGGCGACAAGGATGTCCATACGGTCGGGCAGTTGCTCGGCATGGACATGTGA